A genomic region of Glycine max cultivar Williams 82 chromosome 15, Glycine_max_v4.0, whole genome shotgun sequence contains the following coding sequences:
- the LOC100791515 gene encoding ALA-interacting subunit 3 → MSTSNAGGAGSNDSNATRRQSKRPKYSKFTQQELPACKPILTPRAVISAFLIVTIVFIPIGVASLIASHDVVEIIDRYDLRCIPSNVTDKVAYIQTPGEKQCNRQLTVDKRMKSPIYVYYQLDNFYQNHRRYVKSRNDEQLRDSGKANSVSGCEPENNANGKAILPCGLIAWSLFNDTYSFSRNSKNLTVNKKDISWKSDRDHKFGSDVFPKNFQNGSIIGGGSLNESIPLSEQEDLIVWMRTAALPTFRKLYGKIEVDLEKGDVINVNLHNNYNTYSFNGKKKLVLSTTSFLGGKNDFLGIAYLTVGGLSFFLSMAFTIVYLVKPRQLGDPSYLSWNRNPGGH, encoded by the exons ATGTCTACGTCCAACGCTGGGGGTGCTGGATCCAATGATTCCAATGCTACCAGGAGACAAAGCAAGAGACCCAAGT ACTCAAAGTTTACACAACAAGAACTTCCAGCATGCAAACCTATTCTCACACCAAGAGCG GTTATTTCAGCATTCTTGATTGTCACCATTGTGTTCATTCCCATTGGAGTTGCTTCATTAATTGCTTCGCATGAT GTTGTTGAAATTATCGATCGGTACGACTTGCGCTGCATACCGTCAAATGTGACAGACAAGGTGGCATACATTCAGACTCCTGGAGAAAAGCAATGCAACAGGCAGCTAACT GTGGACAAGCGTATGAAATCCCCTATCTATGTTTACTACCAGCTTGACAACTTTTACCAGAATCATCGCCG GTATGTTAAAAGCCGAAACGATGAACAGCTGAGGGATTCTGGAAAAGCAAACTCCGTAAGTGGTTGTGAGCCTGAAAATAATGCAAATGGAAAGGCAATTTTACCTTGTGGTCTTATAGCTTGGAGCTTGTTCAATGATACATACAGCTTCTCACGCAACAGCAAGAATTTGACAGTGAACAAGAAAGACATCTCATGGAAGAGTGACAGGGACCACAAATTTGGAAGTgacgtttttcctaaaaatttcCAGAATGGTTCTATAATAGGCGGTGGTAGCCTCAATGAAAGTATACCA TTGAGTGAGCAAGAGGATCTTATTGTTTGGATGCGAACTGCTGCTTTGCCAACTTTTAGGAAGTTGTATGGAAAGATTGAGGTGGATCTGGAGAAAGGCGATGTCATAAACGTGAATTTGCATAATAACTACAACACATACAGTTTTAATGGCAAGAAGAAGCTTGTTCTGTCAACTACTAGCTTTCTCGGTGGAAAGAATGACTTCCTTGGCATTGCTTATCTCACTGTTGGAGGACTGAGCTTCTTTTTGTCAATGGCCTTTACCATCGTATATCTTGTCAAGCCAAG GCAACTTGGAGATCCCTCTTATTTGTCATGGAATAGGAACCCAGGAGGGCACTGA